In Ramlibacter sp., the sequence GCTGGGCGCGCGACCTGTTCATGGTGCAGGCGGGCCGGGCGATCCCGGCCACCATCACGGCGGGCATTGCGACCCAGTTCATGGTGCCGCAGGTGGCCATCAAGGTCTGGGGCGTCGACGCCCGCTATGGCGGCGAGGCCTTTGCCGAAGGCGTGAGCGATGACGCCAAGGCGTTCGCCTCGTCGCTGACCCAGCCCTATTGCGGCGTGAACTCCGGCTTCGAGGCCGTGACCTGGCTGGACGACGCGGCGGTGGCCATGTCCATCGCGCTGATTCCGTTGCGCGCGGGCGCCATCAGCAGCCCGGGGCCGGCCTTTGGCATGCTGGTGCTGGCCTCGCCCGACCCGCAGCGTTTCACCAGCGGCATGGGCACCGACTTCCTGGAGCGGCTGGCCGAGCTGGCCAGCGCCGCCCTGTCACGGCTGCGCCACGAGTAGCCGCGCATGAGCATGGCCGGGTCGCCCCAAGGCGCAAAGCCCCTTGCGGAGGGCGGCGACCCGGCGGCCCTGATCGAAAAATACCTTGAGCATGTCCGCGTCGAAAAGCGGTTGGCGCAACGCACCGTGCAGCTGTATGCCCTGGACCTGCAGAAGCTGGCCGCGAGCGCCGCGGCGGCGGGCGTGGATCTGGTCCAGGTGCAGAACACCCATATCCGCCGGTGGGTCGCGCAGATGCATGGCGGCGGACGCAGTGGCCGCGGCATTGCATTGATCCTGTCTGGCTGGCGCGGCTTCTACACCTGGCTGGGCCGCGAGGGTCGGGTCGCCCACAACCCGGTGCAGGATGTGCGCGCCCCCAAGGCGCCCAAGCCCCTGCCCAAGGCCCTGAGCGTGGACGATGCGGTGCAGCTGGCCGAGCTGCACGACGAGTCGGCCGATCCCTGGCTTGAAGCGCGCGATGCCGCCATGGTGGAGCTGTTGTATGGCTGCGGCCTGCGCGTGGGCGAACTGGTGGGGCTGGACGCCCAGGCCAGCCCCGCGGCACGCGGCTGGATCGACCTGCAGGCGGGGGAGGCCCATGTGCTGGGCAAGGGCAGCAAGCGCCGCTCGGTGCCCGTGGGTGCCAAGGCGCTCGAAGCGCTCAGGCACTGGCTCGCGCTGCGGGGCCAGGCCACCACCGCGGCGCAGGCACCGCAGCCCGCGCTGTTCACGGGCCGTCACGGCACGCGCCTGACGGCGCAGTCGGTGTGGCTGCGCCTGAAGCGCCGCAGCCTCAGGAGCGGGCTGGCCACGCCGGTGCATCCGCACATGCTGCGCCACTCCTTTGCAAGCCATGTGCTGCAGTCCAGCAGCGATCTGCGGGCCGTGCAGGAACTGCTGGGGCACGCCAACATCACCACGACGCAGGTCTACACCCGGCTCGATTTCCAGCATCTGGCCCGTGCCTACGACGCGGCGCACCCCAGGGCACGCCGCAAATAAACCACTGCCGGTGAAAAAACCTGATGCGTTTTGCGTCCGAAAGGGGTAAAACGAAAAAAACCGCGCCAGCCAACGGCGGCAAGAGGTTGCGTTCCAGGGGGTTGACCATGAATCACTGTGTGACACAGAGGGTGGCGCGCCGGCCGATGTGGCGCTTGCGGCGCTGGCAGGGCGCGTTGTGGATGGCCGGCTGTTGCGCCATGGGCAGCCTGCAGGCCCAGGGCCTGAACGTGGCGCTGCTGAGTCTGGACCAGCTGGGCGATCTGTCGCTGGAGCAACTGGGCAATATCCAGGTCACGTCGGTCTCGCGGCGCGTCCAGCCGCTGTTGCAGGCCCCGGCCTCGGTGTTCGTCATCACCGCCGAAGACATCCGCCGCTCGGGCGCGCGCAGCCTGCCCGAGGTGTTGCGCCTTGCCCCCAACCTGCACGTGGCGCGCACCAGCGCGGCGCAGTGGTCCATCAGCGCCCGCGGCTTCAACAACGGCATTGGCAACAAGTTGCTGGTGCTGGTGGACGGTCGCACGGTCTATTCGCCGCTGTTCTCCGGCGTGTTCTGGGACGCGCAGGACCTGATGCTGGAGGATGTCGACCAGATCGAGGTCATCAGCGGGCCGGGCGCCACGCTGTGGGGCGCCAATGCGGTCAACGGCGTGATCAACGTGACCACCCGGCCGGCGCGCGACACCCAGGGCAGCCTGCTGGCCCTGGGGGCGGGTGACGGGGGCTCCCAGGTTTCGGCGCGCCATGGCGGCAAGCTGGGCGACGACGCGCATTACCGCGTCTATGCCATGAACCTCAACCGCCACGCCACCTCGCGCGCCAACGGCACCGCGTTCACCGACGCCACCCGCAAAAAGCAGCTGGGCTGGCGTGCCGAATGGGGCCGGGCCGGCCAGGGTCTGACCCTGCAGGGCGACGCCTACGAGGGCGGCTCCCTGCCCGGCACGGTCGAGGCACCCCGGCTCTCGGGTGCCCATCTGCTGGCGCGCTGGAGTCGCAAGGCGGCCGATGGCTCGGGCTGGCACCTGCAGGGCTACTATGACCACCGCCGGCGCGACAACCCCTTTCTGTTCCGCGACGAGATGTCGGTCCTTGATCTGGAATGGCAGCACAGCCCGGCCCTGCCCCGCGACCACAAATTGATCTGGGGCGCGGGCTACCGCGAGGCGCGCGATGAGGCCGGCACCACGCTGCTGAGCACCTTCATCCCGCTGCAGAAGAAGCTGCGCTGGCGCAACGTGTTCGTGCAGGACAGCATGGCGCTGAGCGAGCGCCTGGCCGTCACGCTGGGGGTCAAGTTTGAAAGCAACGTTTACACCGGCTGGGAGTTCCTGCCCAGCGCCAGGCTGGCGTGGACCCCGTCGGCAACCGAGCTGGGGTGGATCGCGCTGTCGCGGGCGGTGCGGGCGCCCGCGCGGCTGGACCGCGAGTTCTTCTTCCCGGGCGCGGCGCCGTTCCTGATCCGCGGCGGCCCCGACTTCCAGTCCGAGGTGGCCACGGTCCTGGAACTGGGCTGGCGGGCCCAGGCCACGCGGGACCTGTCGTACTCGGTCACGCTGTTCCAGCACCACTATGGCCGGCTGCGCAGTGGCCAGCCTCCGCCGGCGGTGGTGCAGAACCTGATGGCGGGTCGCGTCAGCGGGCTGGAAGCCTGGGCCCACTGGCAGGTGCTGCGCGACTGGCGCCTGAGCGGCGGGCTCAACACGCTGCACCAGCACTTCTGGCTCAAGCCCGGCAGCACCGATCCGACGGGGCCCTCGGCGCTGGGCAGTGACCCGCGCGAACAGTGGCTGCTGCGATCCAGCCACAACCTGGGGGCACGGCATGAGCTGGATGTGAACATCCGCCACGTCGGGGGGCTGTCCTACTCCCGGACGCCGGGCTATACCGCTGTGGATGCGCGGTGGGGGTGGCGCGTCACACCGGCGGTCGAACTGTCGCTGACGGCGCAAAACCTGTTCGACCGCGCGCATGTTGAATACGGCGATCCGGCCACCGCCTCGCAGCAGCGGCGGTCTGCCTGGTTGAAACTGTTGTGGCGCATCTGATTGCCGTGGGCCGCGAAGGCCCGGCCCCGGGGACGCGGACGCTGCGCAGGCTGGGTTTGCTGTTGTTGCTGCTGCTGATGTGGTTCCCCACGGACAAGGCGGCGGCGCAGCCCGTGGCCGACGAGTCGCAGGCGGAACGCCGCGTCAAGGCCGCCTACCTGTACCGGTTTGCCGGCTACGTCGAATGGCCCGAAGGGGCGTTCGCGGGGCCGGGCGCGGCGCTGGTGATCGGTGTGTGGGGCGACGATGAACTCGCGGCGGACCTGACCACCCTGGTGGCGGGGCGAACCGTCGATGGCCGGCGGATCGAGGTGCGCGAGTTTGACGACACGGATCCGCCTTCGGGCCTGCACATCCTGTTTGTCTCCGCCGAGCACGGCGCGCGGCTCGCGGAGCTGGGGCGCGGAGCGCGCCTGCATGGCACCCTGGTGGTGACCGAGTCACCCGGCGCATTGCGCCAGGGCAGCGCGATCAACCTGGTCATGAGCGAAGGCCAGATCCGCTTCGAGGTGTCGCCCGAGGCGGCCACCAGGCGCGGGCTCAAGCTCAGTTCGCGGCTGATTGCGGTGTCTACCAATTTCACTCCGAGGGAGCGATGAGGTTCCCGCTGCGCCTGCGCTCCATCCGCCACAAGCTCAACTGGGTGGTGCTGGTCACCACCTTCGTGGCGCTCAGCCTTGCCGCGCTGGCGCTGGTGGTGTTTGACCTGCGCAGTTACCAGCAGACCTGGGAGCGTGACCTGCAGACCCAGGCCGACCTTCTGGGCATGGCCACCGAGCCCGCGCTCACGTTCAACGATTCGCGGGCTGCCCGCGAGAACCTCGCGCTGCTGCGGGCCCGCCCCAATGTCTCGGCCGCCGCGGTCTACCGGCCCGACGGCACGGTGTTCGCCACCTATGCCCGGGATGCCAGCCCACTGGCCCCCCCGCCGGTGCAGGCCGAGGGCGTGCGTGTGGATGAGGCCGGCCTGGTGGCGTTCAAGCG encodes:
- a CDS encoding DUF484 family protein: MNQAPITPITEDDIANYLANTPDFFERHAELLGAVQLTSPHGNRAVSLQERQAEMLREKIKMLEHRVMDMIRNGNENMVIADRLQRWARDLFMVQAGRAIPATITAGIATQFMVPQVAIKVWGVDARYGGEAFAEGVSDDAKAFASSLTQPYCGVNSGFEAVTWLDDAAVAMSIALIPLRAGAISSPGPAFGMLVLASPDPQRFTSGMGTDFLERLAELASAALSRLRHE
- a CDS encoding tyrosine recombinase XerC — encoded protein: MAGSPQGAKPLAEGGDPAALIEKYLEHVRVEKRLAQRTVQLYALDLQKLAASAAAAGVDLVQVQNTHIRRWVAQMHGGGRSGRGIALILSGWRGFYTWLGREGRVAHNPVQDVRAPKAPKPLPKALSVDDAVQLAELHDESADPWLEARDAAMVELLYGCGLRVGELVGLDAQASPAARGWIDLQAGEAHVLGKGSKRRSVPVGAKALEALRHWLALRGQATTAAQAPQPALFTGRHGTRLTAQSVWLRLKRRSLRSGLATPVHPHMLRHSFASHVLQSSSDLRAVQELLGHANITTTQVYTRLDFQHLARAYDAAHPRARRK
- a CDS encoding TonB-dependent receptor, producing MNHCVTQRVARRPMWRLRRWQGALWMAGCCAMGSLQAQGLNVALLSLDQLGDLSLEQLGNIQVTSVSRRVQPLLQAPASVFVITAEDIRRSGARSLPEVLRLAPNLHVARTSAAQWSISARGFNNGIGNKLLVLVDGRTVYSPLFSGVFWDAQDLMLEDVDQIEVISGPGATLWGANAVNGVINVTTRPARDTQGSLLALGAGDGGSQVSARHGGKLGDDAHYRVYAMNLNRHATSRANGTAFTDATRKKQLGWRAEWGRAGQGLTLQGDAYEGGSLPGTVEAPRLSGAHLLARWSRKAADGSGWHLQGYYDHRRRDNPFLFRDEMSVLDLEWQHSPALPRDHKLIWGAGYREARDEAGTTLLSTFIPLQKKLRWRNVFVQDSMALSERLAVTLGVKFESNVYTGWEFLPSARLAWTPSATELGWIALSRAVRAPARLDREFFFPGAAPFLIRGGPDFQSEVATVLELGWRAQATRDLSYSVTLFQHHYGRLRSGQPPPAVVQNLMAGRVSGLEAWAHWQVLRDWRLSGGLNTLHQHFWLKPGSTDPTGPSALGSDPREQWLLRSSHNLGARHELDVNIRHVGGLSYSRTPGYTAVDARWGWRVTPAVELSLTAQNLFDRAHVEYGDPATASQQRRSAWLKLLWRI
- a CDS encoding YfiR family protein, whose amino-acid sequence is MAHLIAVGREGPAPGTRTLRRLGLLLLLLLMWFPTDKAAAQPVADESQAERRVKAAYLYRFAGYVEWPEGAFAGPGAALVIGVWGDDELAADLTTLVAGRTVDGRRIEVREFDDTDPPSGLHILFVSAEHGARLAELGRGARLHGTLVVTESPGALRQGSAINLVMSEGQIRFEVSPEAATRRGLKLSSRLIAVSTNFTPRER